The genomic DNA GCACTATTTTATGAAAGCTGTTGATGGTTGTGTGGTTATGTCGCACAGTGTTAAAGCCGATATCGAAAAGGTATATAAGTCGAAACCTATCGAATACTGTCCACACCCTTTGTTCGACCATTATGGAAAAATTGTTCCTAAAGCAGAAGCCAAAAAAGCATTAAAGCTAAATCCCGATAAAAACTATATTTTATTTTTTGGTCTAGTTCGTGATTACAAAGGCTTAGATTTGTTGATAGAAGCAGTTAGTTTAACCAAATCGGCCATGGTCGATTTTGATGTTCTGGTTGCAGGTGAGTTTTATTCGGACGAAGAGAAGTATTATGCTTTAATGGAAAAATACGAGGTACGTGATCGTTTTCAGGTTTATGCTCAATTTATTCCGGACGATTTAGTTCCTTATTTTTTCTGTGCTGCCGATGTAGTTGTACAACCCTATAAAGATGCTACTCAAAGCGGTGTTACACAAGTCGCATACCATTTTAATAAGCCTATGATAGTTACCAATGTAGGTGGCTTGCCCGAAATGGTTCATCATAAAAAGGTGGGGTTTGTGGTTCCGCCCAATGCACCTGCCATTGCTCAAGCCATTGTTAAGTTTTATGCCGAAAATAGAGAAAAAGATTTTTCGGCCATGGCAGCCATCGAAAAAAATAAATATTCATGGAAACGAATGGAAGAAACAATATACATTTTGCATAGTAAACTTCATTATCAAAAGAAAACCTATAATGGATAAAAAAAAACT from Bacteroidales bacterium includes the following:
- a CDS encoding glycosyltransferase — protein: NERLAQEFISSGVKVTIYTFTLQYPNFLFPGKTQYVENTKPPAFPVLRRINSINPLNWIKVGRELKRMKPDMVIVRYWIPFLAPSLGTIIRRIKKNKATKVIALVDNFIPHEKRLGDKLFSHYFMKAVDGCVVMSHSVKADIEKVYKSKPIEYCPHPLFDHYGKIVPKAEAKKALKLNPDKNYILFFGLVRDYKGLDLLIEAVSLTKSAMVDFDVLVAGEFYSDEEKYYALMEKYEVRDRFQVYAQFIPDDLVPYFFCAADVVVQPYKDATQSGVTQVAYHFNKPMIVTNVGGLPEMVHHKKVGFVVPPNAPAIAQAIVKFYAENREKDFSAMAAIEKNKYSWKRMEETIYILHSKLHYQKKTYNG